One part of the Halobacteriovoraceae bacterium genome encodes these proteins:
- a CDS encoding polyhydroxyalkanoate synthesis regulator DNA-binding domain-containing protein: MKEVRTIKRYQNRKLYDTHQSCYVTLEEIAQIIREGNEIQVIDNKTKNDITYMTQIQLLFDQEKKSTKAGDVELLKRVIRSEEGTFTGHIRALEAELRGEDSSAATEQNDGFQNFMQQTENNALSSEIAPTLN, translated from the coding sequence ATGAAAGAAGTAAGAACCATTAAGCGTTACCAGAACAGAAAACTTTATGACACTCATCAGAGCTGTTATGTTACTTTGGAAGAAATTGCTCAAATTATCAGAGAAGGTAATGAAATCCAAGTTATCGACAACAAAACTAAGAATGACATCACTTACATGACTCAAATTCAGTTACTTTTTGATCAAGAAAAAAAGTCAACTAAAGCAGGTGATGTTGAGCTACTTAAGAGAGTTATTCGTTCAGAAGAAGGAACTTTCACTGGCCATATTAGAGCATTAGAAGCTGAACTTCGTGGAGAAGATTCAAGTGCAGCTACTGAGCAAAATGATGGTTTTCAGAATTTTATGCAGCAAACAGAAAACAATGCATTATCTTCTGAGATTGCGCCAACTCTCAACTAA